A section of the Cololabis saira isolate AMF1-May2022 chromosome 16, fColSai1.1, whole genome shotgun sequence genome encodes:
- the si:ch211-266g18.10 gene encoding trichohyalin isoform X11 yields the protein MAEGAKAPAVAEAGGPGGPGVAVAGRPGGAGGAAAGGPAAGGPGAAAAEPQTSSLRSKGLEFLRKVKMSVELLIALAALLAWVVVGVVMFNFVEYKAVPDVQQIITDPVQAVNDAVDEVTSLLNKFQECAPDLSDPVSAANYAAEEITAAKDGFVRYFSDEEGNFYLSYVDPAVIGRQAFHLTNDFISGVVGSLRDTVCAVLDIILDTIQDISKGKVDLSLIDPVIIGRSVFTFTNELMCGVAGYTQNVLCLMLDTIMDVVKGTSDLSFIDPVVIGRKVFNVTNDSVCGVVSYIQDGLCTILDAIFDIGKGTTDVHFLDPVVIGRNVFSVTNDFVSGVAGYIQGVLCAIIDVTLDTLKGIQQAVGFSPMSVLKTTVEITKEQIGLLVSYISTLIGAQGIVPEVSVDPMKVVEDALLEFTDKKDVFLGFMAGMLGGGEPVVTPAGNVVTEKDASPSDMTLVRRKGEFLPSIEKVAEMMAAARDEAPEISPDSKTEEAEADEPTGAASEANVTEEEEDEVKHADKTQPESSLTEEEIIAHDCKEEEEEEEEAAHQREENIEIGEDAEKLEQEKGEHADDKFKIGQEQRGVVLKDDGDERHARRRVVVDKKEKKQRKTKTILPEHKLDKEETKIRKAVENKKARKDKEPEEDLVDEEDEEQEEDIKTEVKETENPGFHADEDRHEQSPKISDSDVKDQLEDKDRTSDAEEKKRDLKILLSEMVESDGAVPDSEEETSSSNYDQDKFTDVDENNNNSESTRAEPEEDDVQTSLERLGKVSLTEENINKYEKDHGAEKKEKKEKKVKVEETVVVKVTKVKSQKQGNKTEERLAEKKRKRPKDEEEVKEPSKAEKRVKQSLKEKETKAKPLKEDKEVKEKPKVTKKKEELPGKEKEVQIQPKEVKKAPEKEKEKKEERKTPNKEKEEKPQAEAIKEKRARESKREQVKEEKEADKHRKEKKEEKKSSKDKDVETLKEEKELKKTSIAEKLVKTPKDEKVDKVPKEKKAEIKPSKEEKVKKPFIEEKEVKKNFTDEKLRELPKREKVEQEKKTERKPSKEKKELEKPTKQEIVEKPSKEKEEEKPLKEQKEVKKPPKEPKEEEPSTAKRAEKRHFKEEKEVEKPSKKEKEIEKPPKETKDVKEPTKEERKVKIPPKEEKVIQEPPKEDAKKPPIKEDKPPKELRVEKHPKVEKEEKKPPKEEKEAKKSAKEEKLEKPAKEEIVVKLPKEEIKKTPEKVEKLPKEKKVEKPSKEKKDIEKHPTEKKKVEKHLEEKKETKEYPKVEKEEKKCPKEDAEKHQQKDKPVGKPLVEKKEAEKPLKEKRDVEKPSIEKKDVEKHLTRKKDVDKPSKEEKKEERATKEEKEAEKHLKERIEQKKPHKIEKESEKYLKKEKEVELTKEEKRVDKTPKEQEEEKKAPTEKMGERKHLKEEKKLDKSPKEEKEEKKPHKKEEVTEKHLKEEKEEKKPSKEEIKAVKTAINERIHEEHLKQEKGEKKSPKERESEKHPKKEKIVEKPSKDEKEERKPAKEKRDSVKLPKTDKVVVKPLKEKETPKEKKVEKSPKDEIQIEKALKEEKKDKKPHKEKKEVGKTPTKKDVEKTPKEEKKAQKEGKPPEKQKVVDKPTIEKKEVEKLARHEKEEKKPPQKGEEAAKLSKKEEIFEKPTNVTNKHPKEKEVEKPPKEGNKIEKRPKENKEEKTPPKEQKETAKPHKKDKIVEKTVKEDLIVEAPSKEKKVEKTSKEEKEEEKKQPKEKIEALKPLIREKIVEKHAKEKKEVEKTPKEDKKIEKTPKEEKAEKKLPKEEKESAKLPKEEKKVGEPFKEEKEADKAPKMDKVAEEPPKKKKVEETKVKTAHKEEKEEKKPPKEEKEAVKPPKKGKMTEKHTKDDKKVEEPSKEKVVAVQPPQKEKVVEKHPNGKKVVEKTPKEKKVEKPLKEEKAEKTPPKEEKEAAKSIKEEKITEKPTKEDKKVGTPPKEEKKVEKPPKEENKVEKPLKEEKEEKKHPKEEKKVEKPPKEEKEEKKHPKEEKEEKKHPKAKLEAVKPPTEKVVEKASKEKDVEETREKKKVEKAPEVEKEEKKPLKDKKESEKNTKKEKIVEKPTKEEKEEEKTNKKDKKDEKSSKEEKKEGKSPKMEKVGEKHFKQIKEVEEYPKEKKDERKVEEEVVVAPREDEEPVKKRVTKTAAKPKKEIKVAKHKVSSILKKEHLNVTKAAAKPKKEFKVAKHKVSSILKKEHLNVTKAAAKPKKEIKVAKHKVSSILKKEHLNVTKAVPKEPEKEPGKKIRPKPLKPAVAEVKGKEKPTPEKKDKLGYLLEEVQKEKAKAAPAKKEAAPKQKAKPVILAKVQEGTPKNASLAKERVKIMPLKKAAPVKTKPAPSVKVHQVPGKNVSSTKERVKAAPLTKVVKERKVEPATLKKVSPAKPKSKPVEKKKEERRVLKEIQEPPKKETVLKPVHARKDKTVVKKAAKVETREDRRVLKEIQEPPKKEKQAEKKADKEKKVKEEHADNLFLDDEPFFQCFFVEEEEIQFPFYSFSPLKI from the exons GAGCCAAGGCCCCGGCTGTGGCTGAAGCCGGAGGGCCCGGTGGGCCCGGTGTGGCAGTAGCCGGAAGGCCCGGTGGGGCCGGTGGGGCAGCAGCCGGTGGGCCAGCAGCCGGTGGGCCcggtgctgcagcagcagaaccacagacCAGCTCTCTCAGGTCCAAAggtctggagttcctcaggaaGGTGAAGATGTCTGTGGAGCTGCTGATCGCCCTGGCTGCTCTCCTGGCCTGGGTGGTCGTGGGCGTGGTGATGTTTAACTTTGTCGAGTACAAAGCAGTACCTG ATGTTCAGCAAATTATAACGGACCCTGTCCAAGCTGTAAATGATGCTGTTGATGAAGTGACCAGTCTACTAAATAAATTTCAAG AGTGTGCACCTGATTTAAGTGACCCCGTGTCTGCTGCTAATTATGCAGCTGAAGAAATTACAGCAGCAAAAGATGGATTTGTTCGCTATTTTTCAGACGAAGAAG GAAACTTCTACCTCAGCTACGTTGACCCTGCGGTCATCGGTAGACAAGCTTTCCATTTAACTAATGACTTTATAAGTGGAGTGGTGGGCTCACTCCGGGACACAGTGTGTGCTGTCCTGGATATTATACTGGATACAATTCAGGATATAAGTAAAG GAAAAGTTGATCTTAGCCTCATTGACCCTGTGATTATAGGCAGGAGTGTCTTCACTTTTACTAATGAGCTCATGTGTGGAGTGGCAGGCTACACCCAGAATGTTCTCTGCTTAATGCTGGACACTATAATGGATGTAGTGAAAG GAACCAGTGACCTAAGCTTTATTGACCCGGTGGTAATCGGCAGAAAGGTCTTCAATGTTACAAATGACAGTGTTTGTGGAGTTGTGAGCTACATCCAGGATGGGCTCTGCACCATATTAGATGCCATATTCGATATCGGCAAAG GAACAACTGACGTACATTTTCTTGACCCCGTGGTCattggcagaaatgtcttcagTGTTACTAATGACTTTGTGAGTGGAGTAGCAGGATACATCCAGGGTGTGCTCTGTGCAATCATCGATGTGACACTGGATACATTAAAAG GTATCCAACAGGCTGTGGGATTTAGTCCCATGTCGGTTCTTAAGACGACTGTAGAAATCACCAAAGAGCAGATCGGCCTGCTCGTGAGCTACATCTCCACGTTGATTGGTGCACAAG GAATTGTGCCTGAAGTGTCTGTAGATCCAATGAAAGTTGTAGAGGACGCATTGTTGGAATTCACTGACAAGAAGGACGTGTTCTTGGGCTTCATGGCAGGCATGCTTGGTGGAG GTGAACCTGTTGTCACTCCGGCTGGAAatgtagttacagaaaaag atgcttctccatctGATATGACTTTGGTTAGAAGGAAAG GTGAATTTCTTCCCTCGATTGAGAAAG TTGCAGAGATGATGGCTGCAGCCAGAGATGAAGCTCCAGAGATAAGTCCAGACTCAAAAACAGAGGAGGCAGAGGCGGATGAACCCACTGGAGCCGCCAGTGAAGCCAACGTGaccgaggaagaggaggatgagg TGAAACATGCTGACAAAACACAGCCCGAGTCTTCACTGACGGAGGAGGAAATCATAGCTCATGACtgcaaggaggaggaggaggaagaggaagaagcagCACATCAGCGGGAAGAAAACATTGAAATAGGAGAAGATGCAGAAAAACTGGAGCAAGAAAAGGGTGAACACGCAGATGATAAATTCAAAATAGGTCAAGAACAAAGAGGAGTCGTCCTAaaagatgatggtgatgagagACATGCAAGAAGAAGAGTGGTAGTagataaaaaagagaagaagcaaCGCAAAACTAAAACCATTTTACCAGAACATAAACTGGACAAGGAAGAGActaaaatcaggaaggctgTAGAAAATAAGAAGGCAAGGAAGGACAAAGAACCTGAAGAAGATTTGGTGGATGAGGAGGAcgaagagcaggaggaggatATAAAAACAGAAGTCAAGGAAACAGAAAATCCTGGATTTCATGCTGATGAAGACAGACATGAACAAAGCCCTAAAATAAGTGACAGTGATGTCAAAGATCAACTTGAAGATAAAGATCGAACCAGTGATGCAGAAGAGAAAAAACGTGACCTTAAAATATTGTTATCTGAAATGGTTGAAAGCGATGGTGCAGTACCCGACTCTGAGGAAGAAACATCATCATCTAATTACGACCAAGACAAATTCACAGATGTtgatgaaaacaacaacaacagtgaGAGCACTAGAGCTGAACCTGAAGAGGACGACGTTCAGACGTCTTTAGAGAGGCTTGGAAAAGTGTCACTCACAGAAGAAAACATCAATAAATATGAGAAAG ATCATGGAGCtgaaaagaaggagaaaaaagagaagaaagtcaAAGTTGAAGAAACTGTTGTTGTCAAAGTAACAAAAGTGAAGTCACAAAAACAAGGGAACAAAACAGAGGAAAGACTTGCCGAGAAGAAACGGAAAAGACCTAAAG atgaggaagaggtAAAGGAACCATCTAAAGCTGAAAAAAGGGTTAAACAGTCCCTCAAAGAAAAGGAAACCAAAGCCAAACCACTTAAAGAAGACAAAGAGGTGAAGGAAAAACCTAAAGTGaccaagaaaaaagaagaacttccggggaaagaaaaagaagtacAAATACAACCCAAAGAAGTAAAGAAAgccccagaaaaagaaaaggagaaaaaagaagagagaaaaactcccaacaaagagaaagaagagaaaccCCAGGCAGaggcaataaaagaaaagagagcaAGAGAGAGCAAAAGAGAGCAAgtcaaagaagagaaagaagcaGATAAACATcggaaagagaagaaagaagaaaaaaagtcttcCAAAGATAAAGATGTTGAAACACTCAAAGAAGAGAAGGAACTTAAGAAGACTTCCATTGCAGAGAAATTAGTGAAAACTCCCAAAGATGAGAAAGTGGACAAAGTtcctaaagaaaagaaagcagaGATTAAGCCTTCCAAAGAAGAAAAAGTAAAGAAACCATTCatagaagaaaaagaagttaAGAAGAATTTCACAGATGAAAAATTAAGAGAACTTCCTAAAAGAGAAAAAGTGGAgcaggaaaagaaaacagaaaggaAGCCCTCCAAAGAGAAGAAAGAGTTAGAAAAGCCTACAAAACAGGAGATAGTAGAGAAGCCAtccaaagaaaaagaagaggagaaaCCTCTGAAAGAACAAAAGGAAGTAAAGAAACCCCCCAAAGAACCTAAAGAAGAGGAACCTTCCACGGCAAAGAGAGCAGAAAAGAGGCATtttaaagaagagaaagaagtaGAAAAACCTtccaagaaagagaaagaaattgaGAAACCTCCCAAAGAAACCAAAGATGTAAAGGAACCAaccaaagaagaaagaaaagtaaaaatccCCCCCAAAGAAGAAAAGGTCATACAGGAACCTCCTAAAGAAGACGCAAAGAAACCTCCCATAAAGGAAGATAAACCCCCTAAAGAGTTAAGAGTTGAAAAGCATCCTAAagtagaaaaagaagaaaagaaacctcccaaagaagaaaaggaagccAAGAAGTCTGCTAAAGAGGAAAAACTAGAGAAACCTGCCAAAGAAGAAATAGTAGTGAAACTTCCTAAAGAAGAAATCAAGAAAACTCCAGAAAAAGTAGAGAAACTTcccaaagaaaagaaagttgagaaaccatccaaagaaaagaaagatatAGAGAAACATCccacagagaagaaaaaagtagagaaacatctcgaagaaaagaaagagacaaAAGAATATCCCAAAgtagagaaagaagaaaagaaatgccCAAAAGAAGAtgcagaaaaacatcagcaGAAGGATAAACCGGTGGGAAAACCTCTGGTAGAGAAGAAGGAAGCAGAGAAACCTCTCAAAGAAAAGAGAGACGTTGAGAAACCTTCCATAGAAAAGAAGGATGTAGAAAAACATCTCACAAGAAAGAAAGACGTAGATAAACCCTCtaaagaggagaagaaagaagaaagagccaccaaagaagaaaaggaagcagagaaacatctcaaAGAAAGGATAGAACAAAAGAAACCTCACAAAATAGAGAAAGAATCAGAAAAATATctgaaaaaggagaaagaagTAGAATTAACCAAGGAAGAGAAAAGGGTAGATAAAACTCCCAaggaacaagaagaagaaaagaaagcacCAACAGAAAAGATGGGagaaaggaaacatctaaaagaggagaagaaactGGACAAATCCcccaaagaagagaaagaagaaaagaaacctcataaaaaggaggaagtaaCTGAGAAACATctcaaagaagagaaagaagaaaagaaacctTCCAAAGAAGAAATCAAAGCTGTTAAAACTGCCATAAATGAGAGGATACATGAGGAACATCTCAAacaggagaaaggagaaaagaaatccCCCAAAGAAAGAGAATcagaaaaacatcccaaaaaggagaaaatagttgaaaaaCCATCTAAAGatgagaaagaagaaaggaaacctgccaaagaaaaaagagattCAGTTAAGCTTCCCAAAACAGATAAAGTAGTTGTAAAACCtctgaaagaaaaggaaactcccaaagagaagaaagtAGAGAAATCTCCCAAAGATGAGATACAAATTGAGAAAGCCcttaaagaagagaaaaaagataagaaaccccacaaagaaaagaaagaagttgGAAAAACTCCCACAAAGAAGGACGTTGAGAAAACCcccaaagaagaaaagaaagctcAAAAAGAAGGTAAGCCTCCTGAGAAGCAGAAAGTAGTAGATAAACCAACcatagaaaagaaggaagtagaaaAACTTGCTAGGcatgagaaagaagaaaagaaacctCCCCAAAAGGGAGAGGAGGCAGCTAAACTTtccaaaaaggaagaaatattTGAAAAACCAACCAACGTCACAAACAAACATCCCAAAGAGAAAGAAGTAGAAAAACCTCCCAAAGAGGGCAATAAAATTGAGAAACGCCCCAAGGAAAACAAGGAAGAAAAGACACCTCCCaaagaacaaaaagaaactgcgaaacctcataaaaaagacaaaatagttGAAAAAACTGTCAAAGAAGACTTAATAGTTGAGGCGCCTTCCAAAGAGAAGAAAGTAGAGAAAACCtccaaagaagagaaagaagaagaaaagaaacagccaaaagaaaaaatagaagcACTTAAACCTCTCATAAGAGAGAAAATAGTAGAAAAACAtgccaaagaaaagaaagaagtagAGAAAACACCCAAAGAGGATAAGAAAATTGAGAAAACTCCTAAGGAAGAGAAAGCCGAAAAGAAACTCcccaaagaagaaaaagaatcagcaaaactccccaaagaggaaaagaaagttgGTGAACCtttcaaagaagaaaaagaagccgATAAAGCTCCCAAAATGGATAAAGTAGCTGAGGAACctcccaaaaagaaaaaagtagaggAGACGAAAGTCAAAACAGCtcataaagaggaaaaagaagaaaagaaaccccctaaagaggaaaaagaagcgGTGAAACCTCCCAAAAAGGGGAAAATGACTGAAAAACATACCAAAGACGATAAAAAAGTAGAGGAACCTTCCAAAGAAAAAGTAGTAGCAGTTCAACCTCCCCAAAAGGAGAAGGTAGTAGAAAAACATCCCAATGGAAAGAAGGTAGTAGAGAAAACACCCAAAGAGAAGAAGGTTGAGAAACCTCTTAAGGAGGAGAAagcagaaaagacaccaccaaaagaagaaaaagaagcagcAAAATCtataaaagaggagaaaataactgaaaaaccaaccaaagaagacaaaaaagtaGGCACACCTcccaaagaagagaagaaagttgagaagcCTCCCAAAGAAGAGAATAAAGTTGAGAAGCCtctgaaagaagagaaagaagaaaagaagcatcccaaagaagagaagaaagttgagaagcctcccaaagaagagaaagaagaaaagaagcatcccaaagaagagaaagaagaaaagaagcatCCCAAAGCAAAACTAGAAGCAGTTAAACCTCCCACAGAGAAAGTGGTAGAAAAAGCTTCCAAAGAAAAGGACGTAGAGGAAACACGTgaaaagaagaaagttgagaaagcTCCTGAAgtagagaaagaagaaaagaaacccCTCAAAGATAAAAAGGAAtcagaaaaaaacaccaaaaaggagaaaatagttgaaaaaCCAaccaaggaagaaaaagaggaagaaaaaactaacaaaaaggaCAAGAAAGATGAGAAATCTtccaaagaagagaaaaaagaagggaaatctCCCAAGATGGAGaaagtgggagaaaaacatttcaaacaaaTAAAGGAGGTAGAGGAATatcccaaagagaagaaagatGAAAGAAAAGTAGAGGAAGAAGTTGTAGTTGCTCCCAGAGAAGATGAAGAACCTGTTAAGAAGAGGGTCACCAAGACAG CGGCCAAACCTAAAAAGGAAATCAAAGTAGCCAAGCATAAGGTTTCATCCATCCTCAAGAAGGAACATCTCAACGTCACTAAAGCAG CGGCCAAACCTAAAAAGGAATTCAAAGTAGCCAAGCATAAGGTTTCATCCATCCTCAAGAAGGAACATCTTAACGTCACTAAAGCAG CTGCCAAACCTAAAAAGGAAATCAAAGTAGCCAAGCATAAGGTTTCATCCATCCTCAAGAAGGAACATCTTAACGTCACTAAAGCAG TTCCCAAGGAGCCTGAGAAGGAACCAGGGAAAAAGATCAGACCTAAACCTCTTAAACCAG CCGTAGCTGAAgtaaagggaaaagaaaaaccaaCCCCTGAGAAGAAAG